In Streptomyces sp. NBC_00341, the DNA window CTGGGAGCGTGCGGTACGGGAGTTGAGGATGCGTCCGGCGGCGAAGACCCCGAGCATCCGGCGCACCCGGACCTCGCCGGTCCTGCTGTCGACGGCGACCTCGGCGAAGTGCGCCCCGAAGGCGTGCCGGGCGTACGGGGACTCGGCCGCCGTCTCGCTGTCGGTGTCGGCGGTCACCGTCACTCCCTCCTCCGGCAGCGCTCCGGTGCGCTCACCGAGCCGGCGCGCGAGGCCGGCCGCCGCCTTGTGCACCGACCAGCCCCAGGAACCGGTGCCGGAGGAGCCGCCGGCCAGCGGGGCGTCCGGCAGGTCGCTGTTGCCGATGTCGACGATCACGTTCTCGACCGGGGTCTCCAGCGCGCTCGCGGCGATCTGGGCGAGGACGGTGCGGGCGCCGGTACCGATGTCGGTGGCGTTGACCGCGATGCGGTACGAGCCGTCGGCCGCCGCGTGGGCCGAGGCGTGGGAGGCGCTCATGTAGACCGGGTACGTGGCCGAGGCGACGCCCGTACCGAGCAGCAGCGCCCCTTCCCGGCGGACCGCGGGGCGGGGATCGCGGCCGTGCCAGCCGAAGCGCTCGGAGCCCTCCCGCAGGCATGCGGCCAGACCTCGGCTGCTGAAGGGTTTCCCGGAGTCGGGCTCGTCGGCCGGGTCGTTGCGCAGGCGCAGTTCGACGGGGTCGATGCCCAGGGCCGAGGCGAGTTCGTCCAGGGCCGATTCGAGCGCGTACATGCCGGGGGCCTCGCCCGGGGCGCGCATCCAGGACGGGCTCGGGACGTCGAGGGCGGTGACCCGGTGGACGGTGCGGCTGTGCGCGGAGCCGTACATCACCCGGGCCGGTACGGCGGCCTGCTCCACGAACTCCTTGACGGTGGAGGTGTGGGTGATGATCTCGTGGGCGACCGAGGTGAGGGTGCCGTCGGCCTCCGCGCCGAGCCGGACGCGCTGAACGGTGGGCGCGCGGTGACCGACGACCGCGGCCATGTGGCGCCGGGGCATGGCGAGTTCGACGGGCCGGCCGGTGTGCAGCGCGGCCATGGCGGCGAGCACGGCCTGGGGGCGCGGGGTGCCCTTGGAGCCGAAGCCGCCGCCCACGTGTTCCGAGACGACGGTGACCTGGTCCGGCCGCAGCCCGAACACGGTGGCGAGACTGTCCCGCACCTTGGTGGCGCCCTGGCCGGAGTCGTACACGGTGAGATGCCCCTCCGGCGACCAGTGGGCGGTCGAGGCGTGCGGTTCCATGGGGTGGTTGTGCAGCGCGCCGAGCGTGTACGTGGCGTCGATCCGTACGGGCGCGGCGGCGAACGCCCGGTCGAAATCGCCGCGTTCACGTACGGCCGGGTAGCCGCCGTTGGCGGTCTCCGGGGT includes these proteins:
- a CDS encoding xanthine dehydrogenase family protein molybdopterin-binding subunit, which translates into the protein MSDTLQPLGAPVVRREGRDKVTGAARYSAERNLPGCLYAWPVPATVPRGRVTAIGTADAMALPGVRAVLTHENAPRTREPDDPILAVLQNDRVPHRGWQIALVVADTLEGARAGAEALDITYESAPHDVVLTADHPGLYTPETANGGYPAVRERGDFDRAFAAAPVRIDATYTLGALHNHPMEPHASTAHWSPEGHLTVYDSGQGATKVRDSLATVFGLRPDQVTVVSEHVGGGFGSKGTPRPQAVLAAMAALHTGRPVELAMPRRHMAAVVGHRAPTVQRVRLGAEADGTLTSVAHEIITHTSTVKEFVEQAAVPARVMYGSAHSRTVHRVTALDVPSPSWMRAPGEAPGMYALESALDELASALGIDPVELRLRNDPADEPDSGKPFSSRGLAACLREGSERFGWHGRDPRPAVRREGALLLGTGVASATYPVYMSASHASAHAAADGSYRIAVNATDIGTGARTVLAQIAASALETPVENVIVDIGNSDLPDAPLAGGSSGTGSWGWSVHKAAAGLARRLGERTGALPEEGVTVTADTDSETAAESPYARHAFGAHFAEVAVDSRTGEVRVRRMLGVFAAGRILNSRTARSQFIGGMTMGLGMALTESSSMDPVFGDFTESDLASYHVPACADAVGIEAHWIEEEDPHLNPMGSKGIGEIGIVGAAAAIGNAVRHATGVRLRTLPLTPDRLLPQLP